TGCACACCAATTCCTACCAAAAATGACAGAACGATGCAGAGGGAAGATACAAGTTAGTAAACCTATCAACAGAAAGGTTGCGTTGGTCTTTAGGCTTGCGCCTTGGACATACACCAGCGCCTCCCCGACCATACGTCGAGGAGTGCTTTGCGGTCGCACTTAAACCGCTGTTGATAGAGGTTACTACACCCCAAGCGCGCTACCGCACCTATAATTTTCATAGGTTGTTTTGCTCTTACATGCAAATTTTAATGCGTGTTGGCGAAAAAGCGCACCTGCAAGTATAAAGTTTTGCCCACTGGTACATTAGCTAATGGAGTGGGAGCCATTCAATTTGAAAAAGCGACGCTCTAGCGTAGGCCAGCTTGACTTAAGGTATCTCCCCACCACTGCATCATGTTGCGGCGCGCGGGGAAATGTTCCGCATGGTCGTAAGCAGCACGAACGCGGTTGCGCTCCTGGTGTGCAAGCTGGCGCTCAATTACGTCGCGTTCGAATAGACCGCTTTCATTGAGAATCGTTGATGCTGTAGCGCGGAAGCCATGCGACGTCGCTCTATCTTTGAAACCCATCGCATAGAGGGCAAATAGTAGCGTGTTGCTGGTCATGCCTTTTGTAACAGCCCGCTCGTTAGGAAAAACATAGGCAGACTTACGTTGCAGCCCTAGGCGCTTTAAGAGGCGCAATATCTCGCATGCTTGCGCTGAGAGCGGAACAAGATGTGCTGTACGCATTTTCATGCGATCAGCAGGAATGAGCCACTGTGCGCCATCTAAGTCGATTTCAGACCATTGTGCCTGACAGAGTTCATTCGGGCGCACCATCGTCAACATAAGAAGCTTGATCGCTAATTTGGTTTTATCGCTGCCATCGTAAGCTTCTAGTGCTTCTACAAACGACGGCAGTTCTTGTTTGGTAACATAGGCACGGTGCTTTCTCTCGCCTGTCTTTAAAAAACCACGAAGATTGATAGAGGGGTTGCTCTCTGCGCGTTCTGTAATGATAGCATATTGGAATACTTGCCCACAAATTTGTACTGCTCTGCGCGACAATTCGAGTGCCCCACGGTCTTCAATCGCCCGCGCGACCTTTAGAAGCTCAGCGGCTGTAATGGCGCTGATTGGACGGTTACCAATTTTGGGAAAAACGTCATTCTGCAGGCGCTGCATGATTTGCTTTGCGTAATAGGGCGATTTCTTTGCCCATTTCCATTCGTGCCACTCGCGAGCAACATGCTCGAAAGTATTGCGATCCTTGGTGATAGCCAGCTGGCGCTGCTGCTTTTTATACTCGGCTGGGTCGATATTCTTGGCTTTCAGCTTTCGAGCATCGTCTCGCTTCTCACGAGCCTCAGCAAGGGACAAATCGGGGTACAAACCGAAGGACAAAACCTTCTCTTTGTTTAACCAGCGGTACTTAAAACGCCAGCATCTACCTCCTGTGGGCGTAACATAGAGATATAAACCGCCACTGTCGCCTAACTTATAAGGCTTTTCCTTCGGTTTTGCATTTTGGATTTTGAGCTGATTAAGCGGCATAATGGGGGTATCCTATTTTAGGGTAACCCAGTTTGGGGGTATTTAGGGATTGGAATACCCCCATTTGGGTCTGGCTGTCCTGAAATTTGACTGGATCATACCAGACATGGAATTCCATGTAAATGGCTCATTGCCTGGGCTTTCAAGGACTCCCCAGGACATCCTTGGAAGCTAAACTGGTGGAGGGAGCAGGATTCGAACCTGCGAACTCATAGAGGGCAGATTTACAGTCTGCTGCCATTAACCGCTCGGCCATCCCTCCACGGGAGCCTTTTAGGAAGGGTATCCTGCTAAGCCATGTTGCTTCCTGTGTCAATGGGAAGCTCAACAATGTTTGAACGGCCCAAATAAGTGATATTGTTCATTATTCACCATATTGGGCGGTATAAAATGGATAAGCCATGGGTTGCATAATCATTCCCCCCTGCCTACCATATTGGTAGAAAAGCAAGCCCGGCGCACCGCCTGCCTGCTGATTCAGTCCCGGCGATGTCGAGAACCCAGGCAGGCATGACAAGATACTGTGCCGAGCGGGCCAACGATCACTCGGAAGGCTGCAGCCGCCATTTGTCAGCTTTGCTGAGGCGCTTGATTTCTATCTCGCGTTTCAGGGCCTCACTTTTTGTCAGGTGATGCTCCGTAAAAATTACTGCATACGGCCCGCGCCCTCGGGTATACTTAGCGCCCGTGCCATTCGCATGCTTTTCCAACCGCACCGCAAGGTCAGTGGTGATGCCCGTATACAGGCTTCCATCCGCGCATTGCAGGATATAAACGATCCACGGTGAGGCCAGATTGGAAATGGTTTTCATCATTGCTGTGATCCCATAGAATCCTCTAAACTGCCGGCAGGATACCAACACTCGCACACTGGCGGAAATGTTTTGTGCGATAACCGCCACCCGGCATAAGAGGAACGCCATGAAAGCCTTTACCTACCACACAGCCCACGCGCTTGACCAATTCAGCCTGGCGCTGCAAACCGTTGCGCAACCTGCCCTCCAGCCCACCGACCTGCGGGTTCAGGTGAAAGCCTTCTCGTTTAACCCGGTTGATTACAAAATCCGCCAGAGCCGCAGCGCGGCGGACGGCGTACCCGTGATTTTAGGGTGGGATGCAGCAGGCATCGTCGAAGCCGTTGGGGCCAATGTCACCGGCTTCGCACCCGGCGATGCGGTCTATTATGCCGGAGAGTTCAATCGCAGTGGCAGCTATGCGCAACAACAGCTGGTCGATTACCGCTTAGCCGCCCATAAACCTGCATCGCTCGATTTTGCGGACGCAGCCGCGTTGCCCCTCACCGCCGTCACCGCCTATGAGGCATTGTTTGAGCGCAATATCACCTATACGGCCGATAGCCACGTGCTTGTCATTGGGGGCGCCGGCGGCGTCGGATCCATGGCCGTGCAATGGCTGAAGGCGCTCACACCGGCCACCGTTATCGCCACCGCCACCCGGCCCGATACCATTGCCTGGGTGAAGCAGATGGGCGCCGACCATGTGATTGGCCGCGACCTGCCATCCGAACTAGCGCGCCTGGGCATTCCCGCGCTCGATGTCATCTTCAGCACCACCCACACCAAGGATTACCTATCGGTGATCCCCCAGCTGCTGCGGCCATTCGGGCATCTTGCCGTCATCGATGATCCCGAGACCCTGGATATCCGCCCCTTCAAAACCAAGGCGCTCTCGGTGCATTGGGAGTATATGTTCAGCAAAGCCATGTACGGCTACATGCCCGAAACCCAAGGCGCAACCCTCGCCCAACTGGCAACACTGGTGGATGCAGCACGCATCAAAACCACCCGCACAAAAACCTTATCCGCCACCGTCGAAAACCTGCGTCTCGCCCATGAAACATTGGAGCACGGCACCGCATTCGGCAAATGGGTGATGGCCTGGTAGCCGCGCCCTACCCCATCGACCGTATCAACCATTTGATGGGATAAGCCGCAGCCATCACCGTGCCTAAACCACCGCACCACAGGGCGACGAACCATGCCCATTGCCGCGCTTTGGGGTGCGCTTCAAACCAGCGCCCTGCCCGCTCAATACATATGTTCATGGCTACTTTTTCCCCGGAAAATGTAATAACAATAGCCGGTGTACCCCAGAATGACCGGCAATAACGGCGCCACGCCACACAGCATCAGCGACAGGCCCGGCCCGGAAGCCGCCGCATCCCAGATCGTGTATTGGAACGGAATGATCCACGGAAAAATGCTGATGCCCAACCCCAGATACCCCATCAGGAAAATGCCAATACTGCAAAGGAACGGCCGGTATTCACGCTTCTGGCGATGCAGGTCGCGCCACACCAAAGCAAACAGTGCCATCGTTATCAGCGGGATCGGCAGCAGGTAATAAATATTGGGGCTGCTGAACCAGAAGCTCTTGATCTGGGCATTGAGAAACGGCATGGCAATGCTCACCAGCGCCATGAAAATACCCACAAAGCCGAGCACATACGACGCCACTTTGCGCGCCCATTCCATGGTCACATCTTCGGTTTTCATCACCAGCCAGGTGGAGCCAAGCAGCGCATAACCAAACACCACGGCGATGCCGGTCATCAGGCTGAAACCCGTCGCCCAATCGAATGGGCCGCCCGAGAAATCACGGCCATCGACCGACACCCCTTGCACGAACGCGCCCAGAATCATCCCCTGGCAGAACGCCGCACTCAGCGACCCATAATGGAACGCATAATCCCAGATACGCCTCGATTTTCCATGCGCTTTGAAGCGGAACTCGAACGCCACACCACGCAGGATGAGGCCAAGCAGCATCATAATGATCGGCATATAAAACGCCGGCAGCAACACCGAATAGGCCAGCGGAAATGCCGCGAACAAGCCCCCCCCGCCCAGCACCAGCCATGTTTCATTCCCATCCCAGAACGGGGCGATGGAGTTCATCATCCGGTCGCGGCATTTATCCGACGGCGCGAAAGGAAAAATAATGCCGATGCCCAGATCGAACCCATCGAGCAGCACATACAGGAAAATCGCCGTCGCAATCAGCACACCCCAGATAAGCGGCAAATCCATCGCGGAAGAAAAATCAAACATCGTGCTCTCCCTTGGTCGTCGCCGCTTTCGTCACCGTCGCTTCAACACTGTGACGGTAGAACTGCTCTTTCTCTTCCGCCGCCGGGATGCCCTTGCCGATTAGCTTCAGGATATAGTAACTGCCCGCACCGAACACGAACACATACATCACCACAAACGCCAGCAACGACCACGCTACCTGAGGCCCAAGAATCGCCGGCGATACCGAGTGGGAGGTGAGAATGATGCCATATGCCGTATAGGGTTGCCGGCCAATCTCGGTCACAAACCACCCCGCCAGCAGCGCGATGAAACCCGATGGCATCATCAGCATCCACCACCCCTGCAGCCAACGGGTGGTGAACAGCCTGCCACGGAAATACTGCACCGCGCTCACCACACCAATCAGCACCATCAGCATGCCCAGCCCCACCATCACGCGGAAGGCAAAGAACACCGGCTTCACCGGTGGGTGTTTGCCTTCAAATGCGTTCAGCCCCTTGATTTCACCATCGGGATCATGGGTCAGAATCAGGCTTGCGGCTTTGGGAATGCCCACTTCAAAATCATTGCGGCGCTCCTTCTCGTTGGGCACGGCAAACAGCAGCAGCGGCACGCCTTTGCCCGTCTCCCAGATCCCCTCCATCGCCGCCACTTTTGCCGGCTGGTATTTCAGCGTGTTCAACCCATGCATATCGCCGATCAGCACCTGCGCGGGCGCCACCAGCGCCGCCATGATGGTTGCCATGCCAAGCATCAACCGCGCCTGCGGCAGATGCCGTTTCTTCCAAAGGTAAAACGCGCCCACCCCGCCCACCACAAACGCCGTGCTGAGATAGGCCGCCGTCACCATATGCGCCAGGCGATACGGGAACGATGGATTGAAAATAATCTCCAGCCAGTTGGTCGGCATCAACCGCCCATCCGCTGCGATGCTGAAGCCCTGCGGCGTCTGCATCCAACTGTTCGCCGAAAGAATCCAGAAGGCAGAAATCAACGTGCCAATGGCCACAATGCAGGTGGAAACAAAATGCATCCGCTGGCTGACGCGCCCCCAGCCAAAAAGCATAATGCCAAGGAACGAGGCTTCGAGGAAAAACGCCGTCAACACCTCAAACCCAAGCAATGGCCCCAGCACATTAGCCACCCGATCCGAAAACACCGACCAGTTCGTGCCAAATTGATACGACATCACCACGCCCGAGACGACGCCCATGCCAAACGCGACCGCAAAAATCTTGATCCAGAATTTATAAAGATCCCGGTAGCGCTCGTCGCCCGTGGCCAGCCAACGCCACTCCACCACGGCAAGAAAACTCGCCAACCCAATGCTGAGTGCCGGGAACACGATATGAAAGCTGATCGTGAATGCGAACTGAATCCGCGCGAGTAAAATCGGATCGAAGTCCATTAGCGTTTCCCCTTCTTCTTTTTGCCCGCGGGAATAAAGGGAATTTTATCCTTCATTTCATAAAGCTTGTAGACTTTGGAACCCAGCTTCAGCAGGTTCACCAGCCGCTCCGTCTCCATTTTCTGCATGTCCTGATACCAGCCGGTGAGCATCTCGATCAGGTCATGCATCTCCCGCATTTTTTCCTGCGCGTGCCGTTCCGCCGCACCGGATGGGTTTTCCAGCATCACATCGCGCAGCATGGAAAGCGTCGGCTCGATTTCGCGCTTGCGACGCTCCTCCACCAAAGTGCGCACAATCTCCCACACATCGTCGGGCGTCGTGAAATAATCGCGGCGATCCCCCGGCAAATGCTTCATGCGCGTCAGGCGCCAGCTATCCAGCTCCTTCAGCCCCATGCTGACATTCGAACGCGAGAAGCCCAGCGCCTCGGCAATGTCCTCCGCATTCAGCGGCGTCGGCGAAACGTAAAGCAGCGCATAGATCTGCCCCACCGTGCGGTTAATGCCCCAGCGGCTGCCCATTTCACCAAAATGGAGCACAAACGACTGAATGATCGGGGTCAGCTTCATAGACATTCCTCTAATTTCAGTAATTACTGAAATTAGAGGAATGTCTGCATACGGTCAACCCCCATTGCGGCCAATGGCGGCTAAAATGCACGAAATAAATGCTTGACCAATTAAATGGCTTTGTGCCATTATATATTTATTGGCACAAAGCCATTTAACAGAGGGCCCCATGAGCATTGTTGTAAACGGCAAAGAAATACAGCATTTTAACTTCCCTGGCGGGGAATGCCACGTAAGGCTGGGCGATATTAGCATTGGCGATACGGTTGCCATCATCGCCCATCTCTACAATGCGGACGATATCCTGCGGCTATTGCTGAGCGTCAATGCCATTCGGACCGTCAATCCCCACGCGGTGATCGATCTCACCCTCCCCTACTTCCCGTATGCGCGGCAGGACCGGGTATGCAACCCCGGCGAAGCATTCAGCGCGAAGGTGATGGCAGATTTAATCAACAGCATGGCATTACGCCAGGTGCGCATCTGCGACCCCCATTCGCAAATCACCGTGGATTTGATCGAACGCTGCCACGTAATCGGGCAAGCGGACATCCTTGCCGGGAGCGCCGTCGAGCAGCTCATTCGCGAAAAAAGCCTCACCCTGATTTCGCCCGACAAAGGGGCCGCCGTGCGCATTCAGCCGGTGCTGCACTATTTGCAGGCGCAAGGCATCGCTGCGGATAGCTGTTTCTGCACCAAGGTCCGCGACCCGTTGACCGGTGAAATCACCAAAACGGATATTCCTGAAAACGTGGCCGGCAAAGACTTCATCATGATCGACGATATCTGCGACGGCGGCCGCACCTTCATCGAACTTGCCAAAGTGCTGAAAGAGCACGGCGCGGGCGCGCTTTATCTCTACGTGACCCACGGCATCTTCTCCAAGGGTCTCGATGTCCTGCGGCCCTATTTCAACCATGTTTACTGCCTGCACAGCTTTCTTGCTCCCACAGAGCGCGACGATCAATTTCTTACCATGATGGAGTACCTGTATGCGTAACAACCCACTGACCGCGATTGATTTCTACAAGGCCGACCACCGCCGCCAATATCCGGAAGGAACGACCGAGGTCTATTCCAACTTCACCCCGCGCAACAGCCGCCTTGCAAAGGTGTTGCAGGAGACATTCGATCATCGCGTCGTCTTTTTCGGCCTTCAATATTTCATCAAGGATTTTCTCCAGGAAACATGGGAAGAGCAATTTTTCAAAAAGGATAAAGCAACCGTCATCGCTGCCTACAAGCGGCGCATGGACGCCGCGCTCGGCAAAGACACCATCGCGATGGACCACATCGCCGCCCTGCACGATCTGGGCTACCTGCCCATCCGCATCAAAGCGCTGGAAGAAGGCGTCCGTGTTCCAATGGGCGTGCCCGTGCTCACCATTGTCAACACCCACCCGGATTTCTTCTGGTTAACGAATTATATCGAGTCGGTGATTTCCTGCTATTTATGGAAGCCGCTTGTGTCAGCGACCACCGCCTTCGAATATAAACGGCTGCTAACGCACTATGCGATCAAGACCGGCATCCCGCTTGATTTTGTGCAATTCCAGGCGCACGACTTTTCCTTCCGTGGCATGTCTGGCCCACAGGACGCCGCGATCAGCG
This window of the Pseudomonadota bacterium genome carries:
- a CDS encoding integrase arm-type DNA-binding domain-containing protein, yielding MPLNQLKIQNAKPKEKPYKLGDSGGLYLYVTPTGGRCWRFKYRWLNKEKVLSFGLYPDLSLAEAREKRDDARKLKAKNIDPAEYKKQQRQLAITKDRNTFEHVAREWHEWKWAKKSPYYAKQIMQRLQNDVFPKIGNRPISAITAAELLKVARAIEDRGALELSRRAVQICGQVFQYAIITERAESNPSINLRGFLKTGERKHRAYVTKQELPSFVEALEAYDGSDKTKLAIKLLMLTMVRPNELCQAQWSEIDLDGAQWLIPADRMKMRTAHLVPLSAQACEILRLLKRLGLQRKSAYVFPNERAVTKGMTSNTLLFALYAMGFKDRATSHGFRATASTILNESGLFERDVIERQLAHQERNRVRAAYDHAEHFPARRNMMQWWGDTLSQAGLR
- a CDS encoding GIY-YIG nuclease family protein — encoded protein: MMKTISNLASPWIVYILQCADGSLYTGITTDLAVRLEKHANGTGAKYTRGRGPYAVIFTEHHLTKSEALKREIEIKRLSKADKWRLQPSE
- a CDS encoding zinc-binding alcohol dehydrogenase family protein, with product MKAFTYHTAHALDQFSLALQTVAQPALQPTDLRVQVKAFSFNPVDYKIRQSRSAADGVPVILGWDAAGIVEAVGANVTGFAPGDAVYYAGEFNRSGSYAQQQLVDYRLAAHKPASLDFADAAALPLTAVTAYEALFERNITYTADSHVLVIGGAGGVGSMAVQWLKALTPATVIATATRPDTIAWVKQMGADHVIGRDLPSELARLGIPALDVIFSTTHTKDYLSVIPQLLRPFGHLAVIDDPETLDIRPFKTKALSVHWEYMFSKAMYGYMPETQGATLAQLATLVDAARIKTTRTKTLSATVENLRLAHETLEHGTAFGKWVMAW
- a CDS encoding DUF2474 domain-containing protein, which translates into the protein MNICIERAGRWFEAHPKARQWAWFVALWCGGLGTVMAAAYPIKWLIRSMG
- the cydB gene encoding cytochrome d ubiquinol oxidase subunit II; this translates as MFDFSSAMDLPLIWGVLIATAIFLYVLLDGFDLGIGIIFPFAPSDKCRDRMMNSIAPFWDGNETWLVLGGGGLFAAFPLAYSVLLPAFYMPIIMMLLGLILRGVAFEFRFKAHGKSRRIWDYAFHYGSLSAAFCQGMILGAFVQGVSVDGRDFSGGPFDWATGFSLMTGIAVVFGYALLGSTWLVMKTEDVTMEWARKVASYVLGFVGIFMALVSIAMPFLNAQIKSFWFSSPNIYYLLPIPLITMALFALVWRDLHRQKREYRPFLCSIGIFLMGYLGLGISIFPWIIPFQYTIWDAAASGPGLSLMLCGVAPLLPVILGYTGYCYYIFRGKSSHEHMY
- a CDS encoding cytochrome ubiquinol oxidase subunit I produces the protein MDFDPILLARIQFAFTISFHIVFPALSIGLASFLAVVEWRWLATGDERYRDLYKFWIKIFAVAFGMGVVSGVVMSYQFGTNWSVFSDRVANVLGPLLGFEVLTAFFLEASFLGIMLFGWGRVSQRMHFVSTCIVAIGTLISAFWILSANSWMQTPQGFSIAADGRLMPTNWLEIIFNPSFPYRLAHMVTAAYLSTAFVVGGVGAFYLWKKRHLPQARLMLGMATIMAALVAPAQVLIGDMHGLNTLKYQPAKVAAMEGIWETGKGVPLLLFAVPNEKERRNDFEVGIPKAASLILTHDPDGEIKGLNAFEGKHPPVKPVFFAFRVMVGLGMLMVLIGVVSAVQYFRGRLFTTRWLQGWWMLMMPSGFIALLAGWFVTEIGRQPYTAYGIILTSHSVSPAILGPQVAWSLLAFVVMYVFVFGAGSYYILKLIGKGIPAAEEKEQFYRHSVEATVTKAATTKGEHDV
- a CDS encoding GbsR/MarR family transcriptional regulator, which encodes MSMKLTPIIQSFVLHFGEMGSRWGINRTVGQIYALLYVSPTPLNAEDIAEALGFSRSNVSMGLKELDSWRLTRMKHLPGDRRDYFTTPDDVWEIVRTLVEERRKREIEPTLSMLRDVMLENPSGAAERHAQEKMREMHDLIEMLTGWYQDMQKMETERLVNLLKLGSKVYKLYEMKDKIPFIPAGKKKKGKR
- the prs gene encoding ribose-phosphate diphosphokinase — its product is MSIVVNGKEIQHFNFPGGECHVRLGDISIGDTVAIIAHLYNADDILRLLLSVNAIRTVNPHAVIDLTLPYFPYARQDRVCNPGEAFSAKVMADLINSMALRQVRICDPHSQITVDLIERCHVIGQADILAGSAVEQLIREKSLTLISPDKGAAVRIQPVLHYLQAQGIAADSCFCTKVRDPLTGEITKTDIPENVAGKDFIMIDDICDGGRTFIELAKVLKEHGAGALYLYVTHGIFSKGLDVLRPYFNHVYCLHSFLAPTERDDQFLTMMEYLYA